In Candidatus Defluviilinea proxima, a single genomic region encodes these proteins:
- the rsgA gene encoding ribosome small subunit-dependent GTPase A, whose amino-acid sequence MAVRKVVRGLDLSAARCTHQPRWAASQPRRRSHNPYKQTSEVLKTSEVYTDTYLTNETTLQGLIIKAQSGFFTVETRQGFVICQLRGKLKQGRATGDIAALGDKVRITVLEDKSGVIEEVEERKQAIVRLDPRPQGIYQQVLLANADQAVFVFACAHPHPKLRMLDRFLVIAEKQKVPPIIVANKIDLVENAKELFGLYESIGYRVIYTSTQNVTGIEELHDTLKNKISALAGPSGVGKSSLLNAIQPGLGLAVNEISKVMDKGRHTTVTRQLFPLVDGGYVADTPGWKSLALWDTEAVEMEAYFPELRELVQGCQFSDCTHTHEPKCAVLAAVKDGRVHPERFDSFLRLRAGQE is encoded by the coding sequence ATGGCAGTCCGCAAAGTCGTCCGTGGTTTGGACCTATCGGCGGCCCGCTGTACACACCAACCCCGCTGGGCGGCATCCCAACCAAGACGCCGAAGCCATAATCCTTACAAACAAACTTCGGAAGTCTTGAAGACTTCCGAAGTTTATACGGATACTTATTTGACCAACGAAACAACATTACAAGGCCTGATCATCAAAGCCCAGTCTGGTTTCTTTACAGTAGAGACCCGGCAGGGCTTTGTTATTTGTCAATTACGAGGCAAACTCAAACAGGGACGTGCCACCGGCGACATCGCCGCCCTTGGGGATAAAGTTAGGATCACAGTTTTAGAGGATAAGAGCGGGGTGATAGAAGAGGTCGAAGAGCGCAAGCAGGCTATCGTTAGGTTAGACCCGAGGCCACAAGGCATCTATCAACAAGTCTTGCTGGCAAATGCTGATCAAGCTGTCTTCGTATTCGCATGCGCACATCCGCATCCCAAGTTAAGAATGCTGGATCGTTTCCTTGTCATCGCTGAGAAACAAAAAGTCCCGCCGATCATCGTGGCAAACAAAATTGATCTTGTTGAAAACGCAAAAGAACTTTTTGGTTTATACGAATCGATCGGGTATCGCGTCATCTACACTTCAACACAAAACGTCACAGGCATTGAAGAATTGCACGACACATTGAAAAATAAAATTTCGGCGTTGGCTGGGCCAAGCGGCGTGGGTAAATCGAGTTTATTAAATGCGATACAACCCGGGCTCGGGCTGGCTGTGAACGAGATCAGCAAAGTAATGGACAAGGGCCGCCATACAACCGTCACGCGTCAACTCTTTCCACTGGTAGATGGCGGATATGTGGCCGATACGCCGGGTTGGAAATCGCTTGCGTTATGGGATACAGAAGCAGTGGAAATGGAAGCGTATTTCCCCGAACTGCGTGAGCTTGTGCAGGGTTGTCAATTCAGCGATTGCACGCACACACACGAACCCAAATGTGCAGTGCTTGCGGCAGTGAAAGATGGGCGCGTACATCCCGAACGTTTCGATTCGTTTTTGCGATTGCGTGCGGGCCAAGAATAA
- a CDS encoding DNA polymerase III subunit — protein sequence MNSNWDLIGHEWAVDMLKKHVIHETTRHAYLFCGPPGLGRRTLALRFAQALNCTTPAEAGIPCGTCRDCKGIQSMQHADLTIIQADSEGGTLKVDQIRDSRKTLILKPYMSKFRVAMFLRFQEANDNAANALLKTLEEAPSYAVLILTADNPEQLLPTIVSRCEVLRLRPLSFDEVQKGLENKGIENSRAKLIAHISGGRFGYALRLIENDDLLEAREERLNDLLSLLPASRVEKFKYADKLSKDKDTMRQTILFWQSYWRDVMLRTAQADTPLVNVDRNLEIEDLAGQLDLSSARKVVGNLEDVLEKMDKNVNPRLLAEVLLMDLPKV from the coding sequence ATGAATTCAAATTGGGATTTGATCGGGCACGAGTGGGCAGTGGACATGTTGAAGAAACATGTTATCCACGAGACAACGCGCCATGCGTATCTTTTCTGTGGACCTCCCGGCCTGGGCCGCCGCACATTGGCTTTACGCTTCGCCCAAGCCTTAAACTGCACGACCCCAGCTGAAGCAGGAATTCCCTGCGGAACCTGCCGCGATTGCAAAGGGATCCAATCCATGCAACACGCGGACCTGACCATTATCCAAGCCGACTCCGAAGGTGGGACGTTGAAAGTGGATCAGATCCGTGATTCACGCAAAACGTTGATCCTCAAACCGTACATGTCAAAGTTCCGTGTGGCGATGTTCCTGCGCTTTCAAGAAGCGAACGATAACGCCGCGAACGCCTTATTGAAAACTCTCGAAGAAGCGCCTTCGTATGCGGTTTTGATATTGACTGCCGATAACCCCGAACAATTATTACCGACCATTGTTTCAAGATGCGAAGTGTTACGATTGCGACCATTATCCTTTGACGAAGTGCAAAAGGGATTGGAAAATAAAGGAATAGAAAATAGCAGGGCGAAATTGATCGCACATATCTCGGGCGGACGGTTTGGGTATGCCTTACGCTTGATCGAAAACGATGATCTTCTGGAAGCACGTGAAGAACGCCTGAACGATTTACTTTCCTTACTCCCTGCCTCACGCGTGGAAAAGTTCAAATATGCCGACAAATTATCGAAGGATAAAGACACCATGCGCCAGACGATCCTATTCTGGCAGTCCTATTGGCGTGATGTAATGTTGCGCACCGCCCAAGCCGATACTCCCCTCGTCAACGTGGACCGCAACCTTGAGATCGAAGACCTGGCCGGGCAATTGGACTTATCCTCCGCACGCAAAGTAGTGGGAAATCTCGAAGATGTGCTCGAAAAAATGGACAAAAACGTCAATCCGCGCTTGCTGGCGGAAGTGTTGTTGATGGATTTACCGAAGGTGTAA
- a CDS encoding DUF2277 domain-containing protein, which translates to MCRSIKTLRNAEIPATEEEIRAAALQFVRKVSGYRKPSKANEAAFERAVEEVTAATQKLLENIPAKVIA; encoded by the coding sequence ATGTGCCGAAGCATCAAAACATTACGTAATGCAGAAATCCCTGCAACGGAGGAAGAGATCCGCGCGGCGGCGTTACAGTTCGTGAGAAAAGTGAGCGGGTATCGCAAGCCTTCCAAGGCCAATGAAGCGGCGTTTGAGAGGGCGGTGGAGGAAGTAACAGCAGCGACACAAAAGCTATTAGAGAACATACCTGCAAAAGTAATTGCGTAA
- a CDS encoding ABC transporter ATP-binding protein, protein MTSPILTVHNINTVFPDENGGLRALKNISFNVQAREFICVLGPSGSGKTTLLRILAGLIQPTSGSFTFGHGEQPSTGMVFQQANLMPWRTVTENIMLPLEVKNVDNATARDKAQEMIELVGLQGFADSLPRDLSGGMAQRVAIARALIHDPDLLLLDEPFGSLDALTRERMWTELSRIWQMRQKTVIMVTHSINESLFLADRVLVLTQRPGTIKMDMEVDLPRPRKDDIRYTPHFGVLAKKLREAIE, encoded by the coding sequence ATGACATCTCCCATCCTCACCGTCCATAATATCAACACCGTCTTCCCAGATGAGAACGGCGGTCTTCGCGCGTTGAAAAATATCTCGTTCAATGTGCAGGCGCGTGAGTTTATTTGTGTGTTAGGGCCATCCGGTTCAGGCAAAACGACTCTCTTGCGCATCCTTGCCGGACTCATTCAACCTACATCGGGTTCATTCACATTCGGCCACGGGGAACAACCATCCACGGGCATGGTCTTTCAACAGGCCAACCTCATGCCATGGCGCACCGTGACCGAGAACATTATGCTTCCGCTTGAAGTAAAAAATGTGGACAATGCAACTGCGCGCGACAAAGCACAAGAGATGATCGAACTTGTGGGATTACAAGGATTCGCGGACTCGCTTCCGCGTGATCTTTCAGGTGGGATGGCGCAACGTGTGGCAATTGCGCGCGCCCTCATCCATGACCCTGACCTGCTTCTGCTCGATGAGCCTTTTGGTTCGCTGGATGCTCTCACCCGCGAACGCATGTGGACAGAGTTATCGCGCATCTGGCAGATGCGACAGAAGACGGTCATCATGGTGACCCATTCGATCAACGAGTCGTTGTTCCTGGCAGACCGTGTTCTTGTGTTGACCCAACGCCCCGGTACAATAAAAATGGACATGGAAGTTGATCTTCCACGTCCGCGCAAAGATGATATTCGATATACACCGCACTTCGGGGTACTTGCAAAAAAGTTGCGTGAGGCGATTGAGTAA
- a CDS encoding ABC transporter substrate-binding protein translates to MFRKIVLIMLGVALVLSGCTSPKSTNEAGTLTKIRLPLGYIPNIQFAPLYVAVEKGYFKDAGIEVEFDYKFETDGVALVGAGELPFAVVSGEQVLLARAQGLPVTYVMAWYQQYPVSVVAKSDANVIVPQDLKGKKIGLPGLFGANYIGLRALLNAGKLTEKDVTLEAIGFNQVELMVSGGQDIVVGYTANEPIQLHARGIPVTEIRVADYAHLAANGVLASEKVVNENPELVRAFVGAFLKGVADTIANPDEAFKLSEAHIPNFADLDANLQKQILATSSEQWKGDRLGYSDPKAWENMQDILLDMGLIPEKQDLSKAFTNQFVP, encoded by the coding sequence ATGTTTCGTAAGATAGTTTTGATCATGCTTGGGGTGGCACTCGTTCTTTCGGGGTGTACCAGCCCGAAGTCCACGAATGAAGCGGGCACGTTGACGAAGATCCGCTTACCGCTTGGGTATATCCCTAACATCCAATTCGCGCCGCTATATGTCGCTGTCGAAAAAGGATATTTCAAGGATGCAGGTATCGAAGTTGAGTTCGATTACAAATTCGAGACCGATGGTGTTGCGCTGGTGGGGGCCGGTGAGTTGCCGTTCGCGGTGGTCTCTGGCGAGCAGGTGTTGTTGGCGCGCGCGCAAGGCTTGCCTGTGACGTATGTGATGGCTTGGTATCAACAATACCCTGTTTCAGTGGTGGCGAAGAGTGATGCGAATGTGATCGTGCCACAGGATTTGAAGGGAAAAAAGATCGGTTTGCCCGGTTTGTTTGGCGCGAACTATATCGGTTTGCGCGCGCTGTTGAATGCAGGCAAGTTGACCGAAAAAGATGTGACGCTCGAAGCGATCGGTTTCAATCAGGTGGAGTTGATGGTTTCTGGTGGGCAGGATATTGTGGTTGGGTATACAGCGAACGAGCCGATCCAATTGCATGCGCGTGGCATCCCCGTGACCGAGATCCGTGTGGCGGATTATGCCCACCTTGCGGCAAATGGAGTTTTAGCGAGTGAGAAAGTTGTGAACGAGAACCCCGAGCTCGTGCGTGCGTTTGTGGGAGCGTTCTTGAAAGGCGTTGCCGATACGATCGCAAATCCCGACGAAGCATTTAAATTAAGCGAAGCGCATATTCCGAACTTTGCTGATCTCGATGCGAATTTACAAAAACAGATCCTTGCTACATCCAGCGAGCAGTGGAAAGGGGATCGGCTTGGTTATTCTGACCCGAAAGCATGGGAGAACATGCAGGATATTCTGCTCGATATGGGTTTGATCCCAGAGAAGCAGGATTTGAGTAAAGCGTTTACGAATCAATTTGTTCCGTGA
- a CDS encoding ABC transporter permease: MIKRYTPILLSTITFLLGWFLLTRYSGIPNFILPSPLSVWTRFLKSISDGSLPYHAGVTFLEIVLGLLVGVLFATCVGYVLAKSRSLEKAVSPYLVASQAIPVVAIAPLLVIWLGDGILSKVVICSLIVFFPVLVNTIVGVRAVPIALYDLMNSLHASRTQILLKVEVPASLPVFLGGLRIGATLSVIGAIVGELVSAREGLGYLLQLGDFQYDTPMVFVAVFTLVALALMLYGIVRLLENKFLKWQERSNV; encoded by the coding sequence ATGATCAAACGATACACTCCCATCCTCCTCTCCACCATCACCTTCCTACTCGGATGGTTTCTACTCACGCGTTATAGCGGCATTCCGAACTTCATTCTGCCATCTCCGCTCAGCGTATGGACGCGTTTCCTCAAATCCATCAGTGACGGGAGCCTGCCCTATCATGCCGGGGTAACATTCCTTGAGATCGTGTTGGGGCTTCTCGTTGGGGTTTTATTCGCGACTTGTGTGGGATATGTACTGGCTAAATCGCGCTCGTTGGAGAAAGCCGTATCGCCGTATCTGGTGGCGAGCCAGGCGATACCGGTAGTGGCAATTGCTCCATTGCTTGTCATCTGGCTCGGAGATGGAATCCTTTCGAAGGTTGTCATTTGTTCGTTGATCGTGTTCTTCCCGGTGTTGGTGAATACAATCGTTGGTGTGAGAGCCGTGCCGATAGCGTTATATGATCTGATGAACTCACTCCATGCCTCGCGGACGCAAATTTTATTGAAGGTCGAGGTGCCTGCTTCTTTGCCGGTTTTCCTCGGTGGCTTGCGGATCGGCGCAACGCTTTCGGTGATCGGTGCGATCGTGGGCGAACTCGTCAGCGCACGCGAGGGATTGGGGTATCTGTTACAGTTGGGTGACTTCCAATACGATACACCGATGGTGTTCGTGGCCGTATTTACTCTGGTCGCTTTGGCCTTGATGTTATATGGGATTGTGCGATTGTTGGAAAATAAGTTTTTGAAGTGGCAAGAACGTTCGAACGTTTAA
- a CDS encoding 4Fe-4S binding protein — protein sequence MTMKILEECIACGACLPECPTESISEGDGVTYVIDQATCVECVGHHDSPKCVAVCPVECIVQA from the coding sequence ATGACTATGAAAATCCTTGAAGAATGCATCGCCTGTGGCGCATGCTTGCCCGAATGCCCGACCGAATCCATCAGCGAAGGTGATGGTGTTACTTATGTGATCGATCAGGCCACGTGTGTTGAATGTGTTGGTCACCACGATTCACCCAAGTGCGTTGCCGTTTGCCCGGTGGAGTGCATCGTACAAGCGTAA
- a CDS encoding valine--tRNA ligase gives MTKELPKAYDFKSTEPRIYAMWEAGGFFKPHNDPNKPDFDPNIEPFVIAIPPPNVTGELHLGHAMFVSVEDLMIRYHRMKGYSTLWIPGTDHAGIATQLMVERDLLKNDEVMREELGREEFLKRTWEWKRKYGGLITNQIRRLGASCDWDRERFTLDDGLSRAVREAFVSLYEKGLIYRGPRLINWSPGLKTAVSDLEVEYEEEDAFLYYFKYMLKDSEEFIPVATIRPETILGDTAVAVHPEDERYKKFIGKKVIVPILGREIPVIADEYVSIEFGTGALKITPGHDPNDYAIAQRHNLPIISMLDREAKVNENGGKYKGQDRFEARKNLWSDMKAAGLVIKTDPYRTTIPRTQRGGEIVEPMISEQWFVTIEPMAKAALDAVKDGRIKIVPERFEKTYYNWMENIKDWCISRQLWWGHRIPVWYCPDNHMTVAREDPTQCATCGSKDIHQDDDVLDTWFSSGLWPFSTLGWPEETPDYKYFYPTSYMETGYDILFFWVARMIMSGLEYTGKIPFHTIYLHGLVRDEHGHKMSKTKGNVMDPLLVMDELGTDALRFTLLVGSTPGNDTNVGLKKVEANRNFANKIWNAGRFVISAISSQPLAVSEKTEYTLADSWIWAKLQQLIRDVERQIQNFQYGQAGQQIYDFLWSDFADWYVEVAKEQLKDDATKASTVDTLARVLDISLRLLHPFTPFITEEVWGHLRRAVLDAGALHIFDDAPAALIVAKWPEPRPLEGWEDGKIANFELIQEIVRAIRNLRTEKGVAPSKRIAATIVSNDKIDLLKEQSLTIATLAGLDQTQISILESLKDKPQDSISLVVGSVEIYIPLAGMVDLAGEKARLEKELKEAESHIQRLENLLGGDFANKAPAALVQKERDKLAGYKDTAEKIKAQLK, from the coding sequence ATGACTAAAGAATTACCAAAGGCATACGATTTCAAATCCACCGAGCCGCGTATTTATGCGATGTGGGAAGCAGGTGGGTTCTTCAAGCCACACAATGACCCGAACAAACCCGATTTCGACCCGAACATCGAGCCGTTCGTTATTGCCATCCCGCCGCCAAACGTGACAGGTGAGCTCCATCTCGGCCACGCCATGTTCGTCAGCGTTGAAGACCTCATGATTCGCTACCATCGCATGAAGGGTTACTCCACGTTGTGGATTCCCGGTACCGATCATGCTGGCATCGCCACCCAGCTCATGGTGGAGCGCGACTTGCTCAAAAATGATGAGGTCATGCGCGAAGAATTGGGCCGCGAAGAATTTCTCAAACGGACATGGGAATGGAAACGCAAATACGGTGGGCTCATCACCAATCAGATCCGTCGCCTCGGTGCCTCCTGTGACTGGGATCGCGAGCGCTTCACTCTGGACGATGGGCTGAGCCGGGCAGTTCGAGAAGCCTTTGTTTCCCTCTATGAAAAGGGACTGATCTATCGCGGACCTCGTCTCATCAACTGGTCGCCGGGACTCAAGACCGCCGTCTCTGACTTGGAAGTGGAATACGAGGAGGAAGACGCGTTCCTGTATTACTTCAAATATATGTTGAAGGATTCGGAAGAGTTTATTCCAGTGGCAACCATTCGCCCTGAGACAATTCTTGGCGATACGGCTGTGGCTGTTCACCCTGAAGACGAACGCTACAAGAAATTCATCGGCAAGAAAGTCATCGTGCCGATCCTTGGTCGTGAGATCCCTGTCATTGCTGATGAATACGTGAGCATCGAATTCGGTACCGGTGCATTGAAGATCACACCGGGACACGACCCGAACGACTATGCCATCGCACAACGTCACAACCTGCCCATCATCTCCATGCTTGATCGCGAGGCAAAGGTCAACGAAAACGGAGGCAAATATAAAGGTCAGGATCGATTCGAGGCGCGTAAGAATCTTTGGTCCGATATGAAAGCCGCTGGTCTTGTCATCAAAACAGATCCCTATCGTACGACCATCCCGCGTACACAACGCGGCGGAGAAATTGTCGAGCCGATGATCTCTGAGCAATGGTTCGTGACCATCGAACCGATGGCCAAAGCCGCGCTTGATGCTGTGAAGGATGGACGCATCAAGATCGTGCCCGAGCGATTCGAAAAGACTTATTACAACTGGATGGAGAACATCAAGGACTGGTGTATCAGCCGTCAGTTATGGTGGGGACATCGTATCCCTGTGTGGTATTGCCCCGATAACCATATGACCGTGGCGCGCGAAGACCCCACCCAATGCGCGACATGCGGCTCGAAAGATATTCATCAGGATGACGATGTGCTGGACACATGGTTCTCTTCTGGCCTTTGGCCATTCTCCACACTTGGCTGGCCCGAGGAAACGCCCGATTACAAATATTTCTATCCCACTTCCTACATGGAGACGGGTTACGATATTTTGTTCTTCTGGGTGGCGCGCATGATCATGAGCGGACTCGAATACACCGGCAAGATTCCTTTCCACACGATTTATTTGCACGGCCTTGTGCGCGATGAACATGGACACAAGATGTCGAAGACAAAAGGCAACGTGATGGATCCGCTCCTTGTGATGGATGAGCTTGGCACAGACGCGCTTCGTTTCACCCTTTTGGTTGGTTCCACACCCGGTAACGATACGAACGTTGGGCTTAAGAAAGTGGAAGCCAACCGCAACTTTGCCAACAAGATCTGGAATGCGGGACGGTTTGTGATCTCAGCGATCAGCAGTCAGCCACTCGCTGTGAGCGAAAAGACAGAATATACTCTCGCTGATTCATGGATTTGGGCCAAACTCCAACAACTTATCCGTGATGTGGAACGCCAGATACAGAACTTTCAATACGGGCAGGCTGGTCAACAGATCTACGATTTCTTGTGGTCCGATTTCGCGGATTGGTATGTGGAAGTTGCGAAAGAACAACTAAAAGATGATGCTACAAAGGCAAGTACCGTAGATACCCTCGCACGCGTATTGGATATTTCTTTGCGCTTGTTGCATCCTTTCACGCCGTTCATCACTGAGGAAGTGTGGGGACACTTGCGCCGTGCTGTCTTGGATGCGGGCGCATTACACATCTTTGATGATGCCCCTGCCGCGTTGATTGTGGCGAAGTGGCCCGAACCTCGTCCGCTTGAGGGGTGGGAAGATGGGAAGATCGCCAACTTTGAGTTGATCCAGGAGATCGTGCGCGCCATCCGCAACCTGCGAACAGAGAAAGGTGTGGCTCCATCCAAACGAATTGCCGCAACAATTGTCAGCAACGACAAAATCGACCTGTTGAAGGAACAATCCTTAACCATCGCCACTCTTGCCGGATTGGACCAAACGCAAATTTCCATTCTCGAATCTCTCAAGGACAAACCCCAAGACTCTATATCGCTTGTGGTCGGTTCTGTGGAAATTTATATCCCCTTGGCAGGCATGGTGGATTTGGCTGGTGAAAAGGCCCGCCTCGAAAAGGAACTCAAAGAGGCCGAGTCACATATTCAACGCTTGGAGAACTTGCTGGGCGGCGACTTTGCCAATAAAGCGCCAGCCGCGCTCGTTCAAAAGGAACGCGATAAGTTGGCTGGGTATAAAGATACAGCCGAGAAGATCAAGGCGCAACTGAAATAA
- a CDS encoding DinB family protein, which yields MDTKQVIQSQYLAALAMLKQAIVKCPDALWDAPGNQDEFWRKSYHTLFYVHLYLQNAEKDFVPWEKHHDPDGAVPFTKDEVLEYLTFVEKQVMERVPLTDLDAGSGFYWYPVDKLELQLINIRHIQQHAGELYERLGTLENIELGWEGFSHNKE from the coding sequence ATGGATACGAAACAAGTAATTCAATCACAATATCTGGCCGCGCTGGCAATGCTAAAACAGGCCATTGTTAAGTGCCCGGATGCATTATGGGATGCCCCCGGCAATCAGGATGAATTTTGGAGAAAGTCCTATCACACACTTTTCTACGTCCATTTATATTTGCAGAACGCCGAAAAGGATTTCGTCCCATGGGAAAAGCATCATGACCCTGATGGCGCAGTGCCATTTACAAAAGATGAAGTGCTGGAATATCTGACTTTCGTCGAGAAGCAGGTTATGGAACGAGTTCCACTCACAGATCTGGATGCTGGATCAGGCTTCTACTGGTATCCGGTGGATAAACTGGAATTACAGTTAATCAACATCAGGCACATTCAACAACATGCGGGTGAACTGTATGAACGATTAGGAACACTTGAAAATATAGAACTTGGCTGGGAAGGTTTCAGCCATAATAAGGAGTAA
- a CDS encoding mannanase, whose translation MNKKIILSIIALLLFACTPATSTPTPTPITDLIIPPGFVTAQDGKFILDGHPYYFVGANFWQGMNMGVDGINGDRDQLVAELDRLQRIGVTNLRVMASSEGPNTEPYRMVPALMESPGVYDEAVLDGLDFFMSEVSKHDMKAVMVLNNYWQWSGGMGQYVSWSNGTSIPYPGDWGTFISYVSSFYSCDECQMWYRDHIKMIITHVNPYTGLAYRDDPTVFAWELANEPRRYPYAWVTGTAAYIKSLDPYHMVTTGSEGTPPGETLNFKRTHDSPDIDYATIHIWPQNWSWYDPANPNSYDRAEQNALAYLRRHVYDMKVLNKPLVLEEFGLARDWEPVHDIYDPQSSTLYRDRFYRAMFGEVFDVIQKGGTLAGDNFWAWGGASRPGDGWLGDPPHETPGWYSVYNTDESTIAIISDHAKDMMRVTNP comes from the coding sequence ATGAACAAGAAAATCATCCTCAGCATTATCGCCTTGCTTTTATTCGCCTGCACTCCGGCGACATCCACCCCAACACCAACCCCTATAACAGACTTAATCATCCCGCCCGGCTTTGTCACTGCTCAAGACGGCAAGTTCATCCTTGATGGACATCCCTATTATTTCGTGGGCGCAAACTTTTGGCAGGGCATGAACATGGGCGTGGACGGTATCAACGGCGACCGAGATCAACTTGTGGCGGAGTTAGACCGTCTGCAACGGATCGGGGTGACAAATCTTCGGGTGATGGCCTCGTCCGAAGGTCCAAACACGGAGCCGTATCGCATGGTCCCGGCGTTGATGGAGTCACCCGGCGTTTATGATGAAGCTGTCCTTGATGGGCTCGATTTCTTTATGTCCGAAGTAAGTAAGCACGACATGAAAGCCGTAATGGTCCTCAACAATTATTGGCAATGGTCAGGTGGCATGGGTCAATATGTTTCATGGAGCAACGGCACATCCATTCCCTACCCCGGTGATTGGGGCACGTTCATTTCGTATGTATCAAGTTTTTACAGTTGCGATGAATGTCAGATGTGGTATCGCGATCACATCAAGATGATCATCACGCATGTCAATCCGTATACGGGTCTGGCGTATCGCGACGACCCAACTGTCTTTGCATGGGAGCTGGCAAACGAACCGCGCAGGTATCCATATGCATGGGTCACTGGTACAGCCGCGTATATCAAGTCGCTTGATCCGTATCACATGGTCACCACAGGTTCTGAGGGAACGCCGCCCGGCGAGACTCTCAATTTCAAACGCACGCACGATAGTCCCGATATAGATTACGCCACCATTCACATCTGGCCGCAGAATTGGAGTTGGTATGATCCAGCGAACCCAAACAGCTATGATCGCGCCGAACAGAATGCGCTCGCATATCTTCGCAGGCACGTGTACGACATGAAAGTGCTGAACAAGCCGCTTGTGCTTGAGGAGTTCGGTCTCGCGCGCGATTGGGAGCCCGTGCATGATATTTACGACCCACAGTCGTCCACGCTGTATCGCGATCGTTTTTATAGAGCGATGTTCGGCGAAGTGTTCGACGTTATCCAAAAAGGCGGGACGCTGGCTGGAGATAACTTCTGGGCATGGGGCGGCGCGTCACGCCCCGGCGACGGCTGGCTCGGCGATCCTCCGCATGAGACTCCTGGCTGGTACTCTGTTTACAACACCGACGAGTCGACGATCGCGATCATCTCAGATCACGCAAAGGACATGATGCGAGTCACAAATCCATAG
- a CDS encoding sulfite exporter TauE/SafE family protein, which yields MLTPINYILVALAALAAGAVNALAGGGTLITFPALTFLGIPAVAANVTNTVALCPGYLSGTLAQRNDLRGQGKRLWFIIPAGAVGGIIGGFLLLQTGEKVFKELVPYLILLASGLLAIQDPVRAWLTRRMSQGQSGALEKWTWLPVSVASIYGGYFGAGLSVIVLSALGLTIEDTLTRLNALKQVAAFAVNVAAAIFFLFSGKVIWPVALVMAIGALIGGALGGRLAGKIKPSTLRWTVVTIGVIISIIYFVRG from the coding sequence ATGCTTACTCCAATTAACTACATCCTTGTTGCTTTAGCCGCCCTCGCCGCAGGCGCAGTCAATGCCCTCGCTGGCGGCGGGACGCTCATCACCTTCCCTGCGCTTACATTTCTAGGTATTCCTGCTGTTGCCGCTAACGTGACGAATACTGTTGCGCTTTGCCCCGGCTATTTGAGCGGGACTCTGGCACAACGCAATGATCTGCGTGGACAAGGCAAACGCCTGTGGTTCATCATCCCTGCCGGGGCAGTTGGCGGAATCATTGGCGGATTTCTCCTTTTGCAAACAGGTGAAAAAGTATTCAAAGAACTTGTGCCGTATCTCATCTTATTGGCATCAGGGTTGCTTGCTATTCAAGACCCGGTCCGTGCGTGGTTGACACGTCGCATGTCACAGGGTCAAAGCGGTGCTCTCGAAAAGTGGACGTGGTTACCCGTCAGCGTGGCATCGATCTATGGCGGGTATTTCGGCGCAGGGTTAAGCGTGATCGTTCTATCCGCTTTGGGGTTGACGATTGAAGATACTTTGACACGCCTCAATGCACTCAAACAAGTCGCCGCGTTCGCGGTCAATGTGGCCGCGGCAATCTTCTTTTTGTTTTCAGGGAAAGTTATTTGGCCCGTGGCGTTGGTCATGGCAATTGGCGCGCTCATCGGCGGCGCATTGGGCGGACGACTGGCAGGCAAAATCAAACCGTCCACATTGCGGTGGACGGTTGTGACCATAGGCGTGATTATTTCGATCATTTATTTCGTGCGCGGGTAA